In a single window of the Verrucomicrobia bacterium CG1_02_43_26 genome:
- a CDS encoding dehydrogenase yields MKTAAAILVEQKKDLELDEVEIPALSYGQVLVEIKASRICGSQIGEIMGVKGQDKWLPHLLGHEGGGIVHEIGPEVSTVKPGDRVVLHWRPGKGIDASAPKYKRNGQTVNAGQVTTFNNFAVVSENRLTKVSENLSFEDCALLADTITTGFGVINNNAKVKIGQSVVIVGCGGIGLGVVLGASLAGAHPIVAVDLHEQKLEKAKASGATHVVNASKTDFVEAVREIVGASGADVVTDGTGNPDILAKAFSLTNSKGACVLVGVMHHERQLSLNTLPLHFDKKLVGSEGGSSQPHIEIPRYVRMFNEGRFRLDSFVSHRYRLDQVNEGIKAMINGEVVHAMIEF; encoded by the coding sequence ATGAAAACAGCTGCTGCCATTTTAGTTGAGCAAAAAAAGGATTTGGAACTTGATGAAGTCGAAATCCCAGCGTTGAGCTATGGGCAAGTTCTAGTAGAAATCAAAGCCAGCCGTATATGCGGTTCCCAGATTGGAGAAATTATGGGAGTTAAAGGGCAGGATAAATGGCTTCCTCACTTACTAGGGCATGAAGGCGGCGGTATTGTGCACGAAATTGGCCCGGAAGTTTCGACGGTAAAGCCGGGAGATCGCGTTGTATTGCATTGGCGGCCTGGAAAAGGAATAGACGCCTCAGCGCCTAAGTATAAACGAAACGGCCAAACGGTTAATGCCGGCCAGGTGACTACCTTTAATAATTTTGCAGTTGTTTCCGAAAACAGGTTAACCAAGGTTTCTGAAAATTTGAGTTTTGAAGATTGCGCATTGCTGGCAGATACCATCACTACCGGCTTTGGGGTGATTAATAATAATGCAAAAGTCAAAATCGGCCAGTCTGTTGTTATTGTAGGCTGCGGGGGGATCGGCTTAGGCGTGGTTTTAGGAGCATCACTTGCGGGAGCTCACCCTATTGTAGCTGTTGATCTCCATGAGCAAAAACTAGAAAAAGCCAAAGCAAGCGGAGCAACCCATGTGGTTAACGCAAGTAAAACTGATTTTGTTGAAGCAGTGCGCGAGATTGTGGGTGCTTCCGGAGCAGATGTTGTTACAGATGGTACCGGAAATCCTGATATTCTAGCAAAAGCATTTTCATTAACGAACAGCAAAGGAGCATGTGTTCTTGTAGGTGTAATGCACCATGAAAGGCAATTATCTCTCAATACCCTGCCACTTCATTTTGATAAAAAACTAGTAGGATCTGAAGGAGGGAGTAGTCAGCCCCATATTGAGATTCCTCGTTATGTGCGTATGTTCAACGAAGGGCGCTTTCGCCTGGATAGTTTTGTTTCTCATCGGTATCGATTGGATCAAGTGAATGAAGGCATTAAGGCAATGATCAACGGTGAAGTGGTTCATGCGATGATCGAGTTTTAG